In Calothrix sp. PCC 7507, one DNA window encodes the following:
- a CDS encoding VOC family protein: protein MKTSGIHHVAIICSDYERSKKFYVEVLGFSIIQETFRAKRNSYKLDLQVGENSQIELFSFPNPPQRVSSPEACGLRHLSFKVDDIEETVIYLKSQNIEVENIRIDEITGKKFTFFKDPDDLPLEIYESEVNAI, encoded by the coding sequence ATGAAAACTAGTGGCATTCATCATGTAGCGATAATTTGTTCTGATTATGAACGCTCAAAAAAGTTTTATGTGGAAGTTTTAGGTTTTTCGATTATTCAAGAGACTTTCCGTGCTAAAAGAAATTCTTATAAATTAGATTTGCAAGTAGGAGAAAATAGCCAAATAGAGTTATTCTCATTTCCCAATCCTCCACAACGAGTTAGTAGTCCAGAAGCTTGTGGTTTAAGACATCTGTCTTTTAAAGTTGATGATATTGAAGAAACTGTTATTTACTTAAAATCTCAAAATATAGAAGTAGAAAATATTAGAATCGATGAAATTACTGGGAAGAAATTTACATTTTTTAAAGACCCTGATGATTTACCATTAGAGATTTATGAGAGCGAGGTAAATGCAATATGA
- a CDS encoding GNAT family N-acetyltransferase, with amino-acid sequence MQLFYDTVHEINIRDYTQEQVNAWASKSLDYEVWHARLQVKQPYIAENNGEIVGFAELDPDGHIDCFYCHSKYQRQGIGSTLLKHIENTAKLREIKRLYTEASITAKPFFQNQGFSIVREQQVEIRGVMLKNYVMQKYLFSHIAIT; translated from the coding sequence ATGCAACTGTTTTATGATACAGTTCATGAAATCAATATTCGTGATTATACTCAAGAACAAGTAAATGCTTGGGCATCGAAAAGTTTAGATTATGAAGTTTGGCACGCAAGGTTACAAGTCAAGCAACCCTATATCGCTGAAAATAATGGTGAGATAGTTGGGTTTGCAGAATTAGATCCTGATGGTCATATTGATTGTTTTTATTGTCATAGCAAATACCAAAGACAGGGGATTGGCTCAACACTGCTAAAACATATAGAAAATACTGCAAAATTACGAGAAATTAAACGGTTATATACAGAAGCTAGCATTACTGCAAAACCCTTTTTTCAAAACCAGGGATTTAGCATAGTTAGAGAACAACAAGTAGAAATTAGGGGAGTTATGTTGAAAAATTATGTAATGCAGAAATACCTATTTTCTCACATTGCTATCACATAG
- a CDS encoding Rpn family recombination-promoting nuclease/putative transposase has product MFDNICKFLAENFSTDFATWLLGESITLTELSPQELSLEPIRADALILLQSAQDILHIEFQTQVDSEIPFRMLDYRVRGYRRFPQKAMHQVVIYLKRTDSDLARQNTFIIPGTRHEFKVLRLWEQPTEDFLTTPGLLPLAVLSSTVSPESVLNDVAQQINRIGELKTQSNLAAATAILAGLVLKKDVIKRILRSDIMRDSVIYQEILEEGKAEGKAEGKAEALIAVARNLVNTGMSLEQIARITGLSIEQLQYLQAELGNDAGQ; this is encoded by the coding sequence ATGTTTGACAATATCTGCAAATTCCTGGCTGAAAACTTCTCCACTGACTTTGCTACTTGGTTGTTAGGAGAATCTATCACATTAACCGAACTTAGTCCTCAAGAATTATCTCTCGAACCCATTCGGGCTGATGCTCTAATTCTGCTACAATCTGCTCAAGATATATTACACATAGAATTCCAAACCCAGGTTGATTCAGAAATCCCTTTTCGGATGCTAGATTATCGCGTTCGCGGTTATCGCCGCTTTCCGCAAAAAGCAATGCATCAAGTCGTGATTTATCTCAAGCGCACAGATTCAGACTTAGCGCGACAAAATACCTTTATCATCCCTGGAACACGCCATGAATTTAAAGTCCTCAGACTTTGGGAACAACCAACAGAGGACTTTCTCACAACACCTGGACTCTTGCCATTGGCAGTATTAAGTAGTACAGTTTCTCCAGAATCAGTACTTAACGATGTGGCGCAGCAAATTAATCGTATTGGCGAATTAAAAACTCAAAGTAATCTTGCGGCTGCTACAGCAATTTTAGCTGGGTTAGTATTAAAGAAAGATGTCATTAAAAGAATTTTGAGGTCAGATATTATGCGTGACTCAGTGATTTATCAAGAAATCTTAGAAGAAGGTAAAGCCGAAGGTAAAGCTGAAGGTAAAGCTGAAGCTTTAATTGCAGTGGCTAGAAATCTAGTTAATACAGGTATGTCACTAGAGCAGATAGCGCGAATTACGGGTTTGTCAATAGAGCAATTACAATATTTACAGGCTGAGTTAGGAAATGACGCAGGTCAATAA
- a CDS encoding PIN/TRAM domain-containing protein, translating to MLDAIIILSFILAASGIGFYSIELLPDGTLDGVTDLNALRLVIAVFAAIIGGAVGLRFQTTFRRLETQVREMPLEVILTRAIGLVIGLLVANLMLAPLFLLPIPTDFSFIKPLVAVVGSIMLSVTGMNLADTHGRGLLRFINPNTVETMVVEGTLKPANTKVLDTSCIIDGRIEALLDTGFLEGQIIVPQFVLQELQQVADASKDQKRVRGRRGLEILNRIKEAYPDRILINPSDYEDIPTVDAKLVRFAQEISGTLLTNDYNLSKVASVQKVPVLNVNDLVNAVRPTYLPGDNLDLKILKEGKEPSQGIGYLDDGTMVVVEEGSSYIGGELRVVVTSALQTTAGRMIFAKPQASALA from the coding sequence ATGCTTGACGCCATTATCATTCTCTCATTCATCCTGGCAGCGTCGGGAATAGGGTTCTACAGCATTGAACTGTTACCTGATGGAACATTAGATGGTGTTACGGATCTCAACGCCTTACGCTTAGTTATTGCCGTCTTTGCTGCCATTATTGGCGGTGCAGTTGGCTTAAGGTTTCAGACTACATTTCGTCGTCTAGAAACACAAGTCCGCGAAATGCCACTCGAAGTGATCTTAACGCGGGCGATCGGTTTAGTGATTGGGCTATTAGTAGCTAACTTAATGCTAGCCCCGTTATTTTTGCTACCCATACCCACGGATTTTAGTTTTATTAAACCCCTAGTTGCAGTTGTTGGCAGCATTATGCTGTCTGTAACGGGCATGAATTTAGCAGATACTCACGGTAGAGGCTTACTGCGGTTCATTAATCCCAACACCGTAGAAACGATGGTAGTAGAGGGAACTCTCAAGCCTGCTAACACCAAAGTTTTAGACACTAGCTGCATTATCGATGGTCGAATTGAAGCACTCCTCGACACAGGGTTTCTGGAAGGACAAATTATTGTCCCACAGTTTGTTTTGCAAGAACTGCAACAAGTCGCCGACGCCAGCAAAGACCAAAAACGGGTAAGAGGTAGAAGGGGTCTAGAAATTTTGAATCGGATTAAAGAAGCTTACCCCGATCGCATTTTGATCAACCCATCTGACTACGAAGATATTCCCACAGTAGACGCCAAATTAGTCCGCTTCGCCCAAGAAATCAGCGGTACTCTCCTCACCAATGACTACAACTTGTCTAAAGTCGCTAGTGTGCAGAAAGTCCCGGTGTTAAATGTCAACGATTTGGTTAACGCCGTTCGTCCCACCTATTTACCAGGCGACAATCTAGACCTGAAGATTCTTAAGGAAGGCAAAGAACCTAGTCAAGGGATTGGCTACTTAGACGACGGTACAATGGTTGTCGTTGAAGAAGGCAGCAGTTATATCGGTGGTGAATTGCGTGTAGTAGTCACGAGTGCCTTGCAAACCACAGCAGGACGGATGATTTTTGCTAAACCCCAAGCTTCCGCTTTAGCATGA
- the hemW gene encoding radical SAM family heme chaperone HemW, with protein MAQKVNVFGIPSSAYVHIPFCRRRCFYCDFPVSVVGDRLRGETSGTISQYVEVLCHEIANSPAFGQPLKTVFFGGGTPSLLSTAQLEQILAALAERFGILAGAEISMEIDPGTFDLAHIAGYRSLGVNRVSFGVQAFQEELLKIAGRSHSLADIFTALDLIRQVEIPEFSLDLISGLPHQSLDQWQDSLEKAVATAPTHISIYDLTIEPGTAFGRYYQPGSNPLPTDETTVKMYQMAQQILTTAGYQHYEISNYAQSGHQCQHNRVYWENRPYYGFGMGAASYVEGKRFTRPRKTQEYYQWVKAGCAINCEVTPPDEVLLDTLMLGLRLAEGLSLSSLVAEFGEEKVADIHQCLRSHFAQGWVEVVEGRLRLSDPQGFLFSNVVLADLFAKL; from the coding sequence ATGGCTCAAAAAGTGAATGTTTTTGGTATTCCGAGTTCTGCTTATGTGCATATTCCGTTTTGTCGGCGGAGGTGCTTTTATTGTGATTTTCCTGTATCTGTCGTGGGCGATCGCCTGCGGGGTGAAACTTCTGGTACTATCTCCCAATATGTGGAGGTGCTATGTCACGAAATCGCTAACTCACCAGCTTTTGGTCAACCACTAAAAACAGTTTTTTTTGGCGGGGGTACGCCTTCACTGCTATCAACAGCACAGTTAGAGCAGATATTAGCAGCATTAGCAGAGCGTTTTGGTATTTTAGCTGGGGCGGAAATTTCTATGGAAATTGACCCAGGCACATTTGATTTAGCACATATTGCAGGCTACCGCAGCCTGGGGGTGAATCGGGTAAGTTTTGGTGTACAAGCTTTTCAAGAAGAGTTATTAAAAATTGCTGGGCGATCGCACTCACTTGCAGATATTTTTACAGCTTTGGACTTAATCCGCCAAGTCGAGATTCCCGAATTTAGCTTAGACTTAATTTCTGGTTTGCCGCATCAGTCTTTAGATCAGTGGCAAGATTCTCTAGAAAAGGCTGTAGCTACTGCACCAACTCATATTTCTATATATGACTTGACAATTGAGCCAGGAACCGCGTTTGGGCGTTACTATCAACCTGGTTCTAATCCCTTGCCAACGGACGAAACCACAGTCAAAATGTACCAAATGGCACAGCAAATTTTGACTACTGCTGGTTATCAGCATTATGAAATTTCTAATTATGCCCAGTCAGGACATCAATGTCAACATAATCGAGTCTATTGGGAAAACCGTCCTTACTATGGCTTCGGTATGGGTGCGGCGAGTTATGTAGAGGGAAAGCGGTTTACTCGTCCCCGGAAAACTCAGGAGTATTACCAGTGGGTGAAAGCTGGGTGTGCAATTAATTGTGAAGTGACACCACCTGATGAAGTATTATTAGACACCTTAATGTTAGGCTTGCGTTTGGCTGAAGGCTTGAGTTTATCGAGTTTGGTTGCAGAGTTTGGAGAAGAGAAAGTTGCAGATATTCATCAATGTTTGCGATCGCACTTTGCACAAGGTTGGGTAGAAGTTGTGGAAGGAAGGTTGCGTTTAAGCGATCCCCAAGGATTTTTGTTTTCTAACGTGGTGTTGGCAGATCTATTCGCAAAGTTGTGA
- a CDS encoding type II toxin-antitoxin system Phd/YefM family antitoxin, with translation MLNVTIDEIQRDPLKYLRQVEAGVTFIIIQADKPIAEIRPISSSGKQLRPFGLCAGEFTVPDDFDATLPEDILSAFEGK, from the coding sequence ATGTTGAATGTAACAATTGATGAGATTCAACGCGATCCCTTAAAATATCTCCGCCAAGTGGAAGCTGGTGTCACGTTTATTATCATTCAAGCAGATAAACCGATCGCTGAAATTAGACCTATTTCATCCAGCGGTAAGCAACTACGACCATTTGGCTTGTGTGCTGGTGAATTTACTGTCCCCGACGATTTTGATGCAACTTTGCCAGAGGATATTTTGAGTGCTTTTGAGGGGAAATGA
- a CDS encoding type II toxin-antitoxin system PemK/MazF family toxin yields the protein MYRGEIWWANLPDPLGSEPGYRRPVLIIQDDIFTQSRINTVIVVIITSNIQLAEAPGNVLLSKGSSGLSRDSVANISQIFTVDKTFLVERIGSLPDYLQEEIDEGLRTILYL from the coding sequence ATGTATCGGGGAGAAATTTGGTGGGCGAACTTACCTGATCCATTAGGTTCAGAACCTGGATACCGTCGTCCTGTTTTGATAATTCAAGATGATATTTTTACTCAAAGCCGTATCAATACAGTCATTGTCGTTATTATCACTTCAAATATTCAGTTAGCAGAAGCACCAGGTAATGTATTGTTATCTAAAGGATCATCAGGGTTGTCCAGAGATTCCGTAGCTAATATATCTCAAATTTTCACAGTTGATAAAACGTTTCTAGTTGAACGTATTGGTTCATTGCCAGACTATTTGCAAGAGGAGATAGATGAGGGACTACGAACAATCTTGTACCTTTAG
- the arr gene encoding NAD(+)--rifampin ADP-ribosyltransferase: protein MATTDDLSSQRFYHGTRADLKPGDLIKPGYTSNYGKRKKATYVYLTATLDAATWGAELALGEGSGRIYIVEPTGPIMDDPNLTDKKYPGNPTKSYRSREPLRVVGEVTDWQGHSPEALKAMKDNIERLRRLGVEAIDD, encoded by the coding sequence GTGGCAACCACCGACGATCTGAGTTCGCAGCGGTTCTATCATGGCACACGGGCTGACCTGAAGCCGGGAGACTTAATCAAGCCCGGATACACCTCTAACTACGGTAAGAGGAAGAAGGCGACCTACGTCTACCTGACTGCCACCCTGGATGCAGCCACCTGGGGGGCGGAACTGGCACTCGGCGAAGGTTCCGGCAGAATCTACATAGTGGAACCGACCGGCCCGATTATGGATGACCCCAATCTGACGGACAAGAAATACCCGGGTAATCCGACGAAGTCATACCGCTCTCGGGAGCCGCTACGGGTTGTGGGCGAGGTCACGGATTGGCAGGGGCACTCCCCCGAAGCGCTTAAGGCCATGAAGGACAACATTGAGCGACTTAGGCGACTTGGTGTTGAGGCAATCGACGACTGA
- a CDS encoding clan AA aspartic protease: MISGIVTDRHATVALTFLLPNGSTIPIEFVIDTGFTGELCLPLEAVSLMGLTFRHDTSANLADNSEVLLPLYEAIVLWGGEEREVLVIATGRRPLLGTALLDEQELIIQFIVSPLYPLATTTGDNYGKRICFSFWPCRYRVNCKAAGGNHRRSEFAAVLSWHTG, from the coding sequence GTGATTTCTGGAATTGTGACGGATAGACACGCAACTGTCGCGCTGACGTTTTTGCTGCCGAACGGCTCAACCATACCGATTGAGTTTGTCATAGATACAGGCTTCACTGGGGAACTTTGCCTTCCTCTCGAAGCAGTTTCACTGATGGGTTTAACCTTCAGACACGATACATCTGCAAATTTAGCAGATAACAGCGAAGTGTTGCTCCCGCTTTACGAGGCGATTGTTCTTTGGGGTGGTGAAGAGCGGGAAGTCCTTGTCATTGCGACAGGAAGACGACCCTTGCTTGGAACTGCTTTGTTGGATGAGCAAGAACTTATCATTCAGTTTATAGTTAGCCCTCTTTATCCACTCGCCACAACCACCGGAGATAATTATGGCAAGCGAATCTGTTTCAGTTTCTGGCCCTGTCGATATCGAGTCAACTGTAAAGCAGCCGGTGGCAACCACCGACGATCTGAGTTCGCAGCGGTTCTATCATGGCACACGGGCTGA
- the dapF gene encoding diaminopimelate epimerase: MAIEFTKYHGLGNDFILIDNRSTSLPVLTPEQAVELCDRHFGIGADGVIFALPGENGTDYTMRIFNSDGSEPEMCGNGIRCLAGFIADLEGESRNKDLYHIHTLAGVMAPQILPNGQVKVDMGLPKLLAGEIPTSLALAEEKVINQPLEVAGKSWDVTCVSMGNPHCITFVEDVAAIPLEAIGPQFEHHPVFPQRTNTEFIQVVRPDYLKMRVWERGAGITLACGTGACAALVAAVLTGRSDRTATVELPGGPLQIEWSQIDQRLYMTGPAQKVFTGSL; encoded by the coding sequence ATGGCAATCGAATTTACTAAGTATCACGGTCTAGGTAACGACTTTATTCTGATTGATAATCGCTCAACATCCTTACCAGTGCTGACTCCAGAGCAAGCAGTCGAGTTGTGCGATCGCCATTTTGGTATCGGTGCTGATGGTGTAATTTTTGCACTACCTGGAGAAAATGGTACTGACTACACCATGCGGATTTTTAATTCCGATGGTTCAGAACCAGAAATGTGCGGTAATGGTATTCGCTGTTTAGCTGGTTTCATAGCCGATTTAGAAGGCGAATCCCGAAATAAAGACCTGTATCACATTCATACCCTAGCTGGCGTGATGGCACCCCAAATATTGCCCAATGGTCAAGTAAAGGTGGATATGGGCCTACCTAAATTACTCGCTGGCGAAATTCCCACCAGCCTTGCACTAGCTGAAGAGAAGGTGATTAATCAACCGCTGGAGGTAGCAGGGAAATCTTGGGATGTCACCTGTGTCAGCATGGGAAATCCTCACTGTATTACCTTTGTGGAAGATGTCGCCGCCATACCCCTAGAAGCGATCGGCCCGCAATTTGAACATCATCCAGTTTTTCCCCAACGCACAAATACCGAATTTATTCAAGTAGTGCGTCCTGATTACCTGAAAATGCGGGTTTGGGAACGAGGCGCGGGGATTACCTTAGCTTGTGGAACTGGTGCTTGTGCGGCTTTAGTTGCGGCTGTATTGACCGGGAGAAGCGATCGCACCGCGACTGTAGAATTACCGGGTGGCCCATTACAAATTGAATGGTCCCAAATTGACCAACGGCTGTATATGACGGGCCCAGCACAAAAGGTTTTCACTGGTAGTTTATAA
- a CDS encoding cation:proton antiporter: protein MQEDFRLIVDLVSVLAVAACGGLLAALVKQPVLLGYLIGGMIVGPAGLGLIKEVIQVETLAQFGVAFLLFALGVEFSFSELKKVQAIALGGGGLQITLTILITVLLCGVTGAWDVLPAKGVFLGSILSLSSTAVVLKCLMERNETETPHGQVMLGILVVQDLALGLMLAVLPALHEPPEVIGIAVLTALLRIGLFAAGAVAAGIWLIPPLLRLLARTESKELFLLGVVALCLGIALLTEYLGLSIEMGAFVAGLMISEVEYADQTLTYVEPLRDIFASLFFAAIGMLIDPVFLWNNLELILALVALVFVGKFLIITPLVKLFRYPLKTALIAGLGLAQIGEFSFVLASEGQALGLVSRQIYLLILGTTAVTLVITPFVLRLVPFLFNFAETMPWLKPYLEEEQPRDVSEELPSKDHVVVCGYGRVGKNLVKLLQQHQLPVVVIDQSERRIQQLRDAGVAYVYGNCVSLHVLETAGVNHAKGMAIALPDPMSTRLCLKRALELCPELDLVVRATQDKDIEMLYQLGAREVVQPEFEASLEMATYLLTDVGLSPAVIQREMQQIRNDHYLALRPERSATEVSRDLRQATLDLNRRWYPLPSGSPLIGMSLEEADMRYLTGASLMAIRRANGEEIDYPNNQTKLEAGDRLLVVGADEELAALAEFALGRAVVPGENSACQWITVNADSPVLSKTLVDLDVRQYEVEVQAIRRDGKFIPSPEGNMELRDGDQILLCGSLSSLNQLQPLFSLNNILPLG, encoded by the coding sequence GTGCAAGAAGATTTTAGGCTAATTGTTGATTTAGTTTCAGTTCTCGCCGTCGCCGCCTGTGGGGGACTGTTGGCGGCGCTGGTAAAGCAACCCGTTTTGCTGGGGTATCTGATCGGTGGGATGATTGTTGGTCCTGCTGGGCTGGGACTGATTAAAGAAGTTATTCAAGTAGAAACTTTAGCCCAGTTCGGGGTGGCATTTTTGTTATTTGCCTTGGGAGTAGAGTTTTCTTTCTCGGAACTCAAAAAAGTTCAGGCGATCGCCCTAGGAGGAGGAGGACTACAAATTACTCTGACGATTCTCATCACGGTTTTGCTGTGTGGTGTCACCGGAGCCTGGGACGTATTACCCGCTAAGGGAGTATTTTTAGGATCAATTCTGTCTTTATCTTCCACAGCAGTTGTTCTGAAGTGCTTAATGGAGCGCAACGAAACAGAAACGCCCCACGGACAAGTGATGCTGGGAATCCTGGTAGTCCAGGACTTGGCCCTAGGACTGATGCTAGCAGTGTTACCCGCTCTGCATGAACCACCTGAAGTTATTGGTATAGCAGTATTAACAGCGCTGTTGCGGATTGGTTTATTTGCGGCTGGTGCCGTTGCAGCGGGGATTTGGCTGATACCACCTTTGTTAAGACTCCTCGCCCGTACTGAAAGCAAAGAACTATTTTTATTAGGTGTAGTGGCGCTGTGTTTAGGTATTGCCCTGCTCACTGAATATTTAGGGCTATCGATTGAAATGGGGGCATTTGTCGCCGGTTTGATGATTTCCGAGGTGGAATACGCCGATCAAACCCTGACTTATGTCGAGCCGCTGCGGGATATCTTCGCCAGTTTATTTTTTGCCGCCATTGGCATGTTAATCGACCCAGTGTTTCTATGGAACAACCTAGAATTAATTCTGGCATTAGTAGCACTGGTTTTTGTGGGGAAGTTTTTGATTATCACACCCCTAGTAAAGCTGTTCCGCTATCCGTTAAAGACAGCGTTGATTGCTGGATTAGGACTGGCTCAAATTGGGGAATTTTCCTTTGTGCTAGCTAGTGAAGGACAGGCTTTGGGGTTGGTTTCTCGACAGATATATTTACTAATTTTAGGAACCACAGCAGTCACACTGGTAATTACCCCGTTTGTATTGCGGTTAGTACCATTTCTGTTTAACTTCGCCGAAACTATGCCTTGGCTGAAACCCTATTTAGAAGAAGAACAGCCACGGGATGTTTCCGAAGAATTGCCATCGAAAGACCACGTTGTAGTTTGTGGTTATGGGCGAGTGGGTAAGAACTTGGTGAAACTGTTACAGCAACACCAGCTACCTGTAGTCGTAATCGACCAATCAGAACGCAGAATTCAACAATTACGCGATGCTGGGGTTGCTTATGTCTATGGTAATTGTGTGAGTCTGCACGTTCTCGAAACCGCTGGAGTGAACCACGCCAAAGGAATGGCGATCGCACTTCCCGATCCGATGAGTACTCGTCTTTGCCTCAAACGCGCTTTGGAGTTGTGCCCAGAATTAGATTTAGTGGTTCGCGCTACCCAAGATAAAGATATTGAAATGCTTTATCAACTGGGAGCTAGGGAAGTTGTGCAACCAGAGTTTGAAGCCAGTTTAGAAATGGCAACTTATTTATTAACCGATGTGGGTTTGTCACCTGCTGTGATCCAACGAGAAATGCAGCAAATCCGCAACGATCACTATTTAGCCTTACGACCAGAGCGTTCTGCAACTGAAGTTTCCCGTGATTTACGACAAGCAACTCTCGATTTAAATCGCCGCTGGTATCCCCTCCCCTCCGGTTCGCCGTTAATTGGTATGAGCCTCGAAGAAGCCGATATGCGCTACTTAACAGGGGCAAGTTTAATGGCAATTCGCCGCGCTAACGGTGAAGAAATAGACTACCCCAATAATCAAACTAAATTAGAAGCAGGCGATCGCCTTTTGGTCGTGGGAGCAGATGAAGAACTAGCTGCTTTGGCTGAATTTGCCCTAGGTAGGGCAGTTGTCCCCGGAGAAAACAGTGCTTGTCAATGGATAACTGTGAACGCCGATTCGCCCGTTTTAAGCAAAACTCTAGTAGATTTAGATGTTCGCCAATATGAAGTAGAAGTGCAAGCAATACGACGAGATGGCAAATTTATCCCCTCACCTGAAGGCAACATGGAATTGCGAGATGGCGACCAAATATTATTATGTGGCAGCTTGTCCAGTCTTAATCAGCTGCAACCCCTGTTTTCGCTGAATAATATTTTACCGCTGGGATAA
- a CDS encoding glycosyltransferase, protein MFQNKKHRIALISVDGDPAIEIGKEEAGGQNVYVRQVGYALAQLGWQVDMFTRYSSPEQDAIVQHSQNCRTIRLKAGPSEFIGRDHLFDYLSEFLREFQQFQQNQGFQYPIIHTNYWLSSWVGMELRKQQPLIQVHTYHSLGAIKYRSISNVPVIAIQRLAVEKACLETADRVVATSPQEQKHMRILVSPNGRMEMIPCGTDIDRFGKIAKFAAREHLGITSDTKMVLYVGRFDQRKGIETLVRAIAKSELRGKANIQLVIGGGSRPGQSDGIERDRIANIVAELGLKDCTIFPGRLDDTVLPYYYAAADVCVVPSHYEPFGLVAIEAMASRTPVVASNVGGLQFTVVPEVTGLLVPPKDEVAFAAAIDRILTNPDWGKQLGETGRQRVEIAFSWDSVASRLAQLYTRLLAQSTLVIENKPQLVA, encoded by the coding sequence ATGTTCCAGAATAAAAAACATCGCATTGCGCTGATTTCTGTTGATGGCGACCCCGCTATCGAGATTGGTAAAGAAGAAGCTGGGGGTCAAAACGTCTATGTACGTCAGGTAGGTTATGCACTGGCTCAACTAGGCTGGCAAGTGGACATGTTTACTCGTTACAGTAGTCCTGAGCAAGATGCCATTGTGCAACACAGTCAGAACTGTCGCACTATTCGTTTAAAAGCAGGCCCATCTGAGTTTATCGGACGAGATCACTTATTCGACTATCTGAGCGAATTCTTGAGAGAATTCCAGCAATTTCAACAAAATCAAGGATTTCAGTATCCCATAATTCATACCAATTATTGGTTGTCTTCTTGGGTGGGGATGGAATTGAGAAAGCAGCAACCGCTGATTCAGGTGCATACTTACCACTCTCTAGGTGCAATTAAATACAGAAGCATTAGTAATGTTCCCGTCATTGCCATTCAAAGATTAGCTGTAGAAAAAGCCTGTTTAGAAACTGCAGATCGCGTGGTGGCGACCAGCCCTCAAGAGCAGAAACACATGCGGATACTGGTTTCCCCGAACGGACGGATGGAAATGATTCCTTGTGGTACGGATATTGATAGATTCGGCAAAATTGCCAAGTTTGCAGCTAGAGAGCATTTAGGCATAACATCTGATACAAAGATGGTGCTTTATGTCGGTCGCTTTGATCAGCGCAAAGGGATTGAAACCTTGGTGAGAGCGATCGCTAAATCTGAGTTAAGAGGTAAAGCTAATATCCAGTTAGTGATTGGCGGTGGTAGCCGTCCAGGACAGAGTGATGGTATTGAACGCGATCGCATTGCAAACATCGTTGCTGAATTAGGGCTAAAAGATTGCACCATCTTTCCTGGACGCTTAGATGATACTGTCCTCCCTTACTATTATGCCGCCGCTGATGTATGCGTAGTACCCAGCCACTATGAACCTTTTGGTTTAGTTGCGATTGAGGCGATGGCTAGTCGAACTCCCGTCGTCGCTAGTAATGTGGGCGGATTGCAGTTTACTGTTGTACCAGAAGTCACAGGGTTACTCGTCCCACCCAAGGACGAAGTAGCTTTTGCTGCTGCTATTGACCGTATCCTCACCAACCCAGATTGGGGAAAACAACTAGGCGAAACTGGTCGGCAAAGAGTAGAAATTGCCTTTAGTTGGGATAGTGTAGCCTCCCGACTAGCCCAACTATACACTCGTCTGCTAGCTCAAAGTACACTCGTAATCGAGAACAAACCACAGCTAGTAGCTTAA